The following proteins come from a genomic window of Alnus glutinosa chromosome 10, dhAlnGlut1.1, whole genome shotgun sequence:
- the LOC133879874 gene encoding early nodulin-like protein 3: protein MKTKKKKKQHLAHSFGFETGNNDVIQVSRQEYESCTACNPIKVLNIGPAILPLTEKGVYYFISNFSNYSALGLKISVKVHNCPKRSQPIPSPSLSLLLAPPSSSPAPSPRTRGGSNPPVPSPNGYPPEAGAPSKKSIASTLSKFRVGSFENFFGWGFQLCLVLFAILG, encoded by the exons AtgaaaacgaagaagaagaagaagcaacatTTAGCCCACA GTTTTGGATTTGAGACCGGAAATAACGATGTGATTCAAGTGTCAAGGCAAGAGTACGAGAGTTGCACTGCATGCAACCCCATTAAGGTCTTGAACATTGGTCCGGCTATTTTACCATTGACGGAGAAAGGTGTCTACTATTTCATCAGCAACTTCTCAAACTACAGTGCTCTAGGGCTGAAGATTTCCGTTAAGGTGCACAATTGCCCCAAGCGATCTCAACCGATTCCGTCGCCGTCACTTTCGCTGCTTCTTGCCCCTCCATCTTCATCGCCTGCGCCGTCTCCACGTACGAGAGGGGGATCTAACCCTCCAGTGCCATCCCCTAATGGCTATCCTCCTGAAGCCGGGGCTCCCTCTAAGAAGTCTATTGCATCGACGCTGAGCAAGTTCCGTGTGGGTTCTTTTGAAAACTTCTTTGGCTGGGGTTTTCAATTGTGTTTGGTATTATTTGCCATTCTAGGATGA
- the LOC133880477 gene encoding RING-H2 finger protein ATL70-like, with amino-acid sequence MDHNKNGLIFAVGFPLSVILISLFLTIASYLCTPNNNNPSHNQNNTTSPQNTDQNFVAIELDGGLDEATLHSFPKLLYSQYNLKKSSSASVASCCSICLADYKETDVLQLLPGCGHLFHLKCVNPWLRLRPSCPLCRKSLVAAPVVSPLVDQMPPLATRQDQL; translated from the coding sequence ATGGATCATAACAAAAATGGTCTTATTTTTGCAGTCGGATTCCCTCTTAGCGTTATTCTAATATCTTTATTCTTAACCATTGCTTCCTATCTCTGCAcccccaacaacaacaacccatCTCATAATCAAAACAATACTACTTCCCCACAAAACACTGACCAAAACTTTGTCGCCATTGAGTTAGACGGCGGCCTGGACGAAGCAACTCTCCATAGCTTCCCGAAGCTCCTTTACTCCCAATACAATCTCAAGAAAAGCAGCTCAGCTAGCGTTGCTTCTTGCTGCTCCATCTGCTTGGCGGATTACAAAGAAACTGACGTGCTTCAGTTGCTACCTGGTTGCGGCCATCTCTTCCATCTCAAGTGCGTCAACCCTTGGTTAAGGCTCCGTCCTTCTTGCCCGCTGTGTCGAAAGTCGCTGGTTGCAGCTCCGGTAGTGTCTCCTCTCGTTGATCAGATGCCTCCCTTGGCAACTCGGCAAGATCAGCTCTAg